The proteins below are encoded in one region of Micromonospora yangpuensis:
- a CDS encoding SDR family oxidoreductase, protein MTAQPLTGAVALVAGATRGAGRQIAVQLGAAGATVYATGRSSRAGRSELNRPETIEETAELVTAAGGTGIAVVVDHLEPDQVRALVERIDAEQGRLDVLVNDIWGADPLITWERPVWEQPLDAGLRTLRLAVDTHLITSHFALPLLIRNPGGLLVEIGDGTTEYNEANYRLSVFYDLAKTSVNRLAFAQAKELEPHGCTAVAVTPGWLRSEAMLDHFGVTESNWRDAAAREPHFVISESPAFVGRAVAALAADPDRARWNGRSTSSGELAKVYGFTDLDGSRPDAWRYMLEVQEPGHPANPTGYR, encoded by the coding sequence ATGACAGCACAACCACTCACCGGTGCCGTGGCCCTGGTCGCCGGGGCGACCCGGGGCGCCGGCCGACAGATCGCGGTGCAGCTCGGGGCGGCCGGCGCCACCGTCTACGCCACCGGACGCAGCAGCCGGGCCGGCCGTTCCGAGCTGAACCGGCCGGAGACCATCGAGGAGACCGCCGAACTGGTCACCGCCGCCGGCGGCACCGGCATCGCCGTCGTGGTCGACCACCTGGAGCCCGACCAGGTACGCGCCCTGGTCGAGCGGATCGACGCCGAACAGGGCCGGCTCGACGTCCTGGTAAACGACATCTGGGGGGCCGACCCGCTGATCACCTGGGAGCGGCCGGTCTGGGAACAGCCACTCGACGCCGGCCTGCGCACCCTCCGGCTGGCCGTCGACACCCACCTGATCACCAGCCACTTCGCGCTGCCCCTGCTGATCCGCAACCCGGGCGGACTGCTGGTGGAGATCGGCGACGGCACCACCGAGTACAACGAGGCCAACTACCGCCTCTCGGTCTTCTACGACCTGGCCAAGACGTCGGTGAACCGGCTCGCGTTCGCCCAGGCCAAGGAGCTGGAGCCGCACGGCTGCACCGCCGTGGCGGTCACCCCCGGCTGGCTACGGTCGGAGGCGATGCTCGACCACTTCGGTGTCACCGAGAGCAACTGGCGGGACGCCGCCGCCAGGGAGCCGCACTTCGTCATCTCGGAGAGCCCCGCCTTCGTCGGCCGGGCGGTGGCCGCCCTCGCCGCCGACCCCGACCGGGCCCGGTGGAACGGGCGGTCCACGTCCAGCGGCGAGCTGGCCAAGGTGTACGGCTTCACCGACCTCGACGGCAGCCGCCCCGACGCCTGGCGCTACATGCTGGAGGTCCAGGAGCCCGGCCACCCCGCCAACCCCACCGGCTACCGGTAA
- a CDS encoding helix-turn-helix transcriptional regulator — translation MVLLLQARETMTAAELAEELEVSERTVYRDVLALSAAGVPVYADRGPSGGYRLLGGYRTRLTGLSRDEAEALFLAGLTGPVSEMGLAEAVAAAELKLLAALPPTLRDAPARTGQRFHLDVPGWFRESAAPPWLTELARAVWQDRIVALRYRRGDREVLRSVQPYGLVLKGGIWYLVGRVGTALRTYRVDRVTDVEVGAETFDRDEGFDLGAHWRERAAGFLRQMLSERVTLRVSPTGVRMLHHLVDAPFVFAEAVAAADGPDGQGWAVLRLPVESVEVAYHQLLGLGPEVEVLDPPELRDLFADAAHRSARLYGV, via the coding sequence ATGGTGTTGCTGTTGCAGGCGCGGGAGACGATGACCGCCGCCGAACTGGCCGAGGAGCTGGAGGTCTCCGAGCGGACCGTGTACCGGGACGTGCTGGCGCTCTCCGCGGCCGGGGTGCCGGTCTACGCCGACCGGGGGCCCTCCGGCGGGTACCGGCTGCTCGGCGGGTACCGCACCCGGCTGACCGGGCTCAGCCGGGACGAGGCGGAGGCGCTTTTCCTGGCCGGGCTGACGGGGCCGGTCAGCGAGATGGGGCTCGCCGAGGCGGTTGCCGCCGCCGAGTTGAAGCTGCTCGCGGCGCTTCCGCCCACCCTGCGCGACGCTCCGGCCCGTACCGGTCAACGTTTTCACCTCGACGTACCGGGCTGGTTCCGGGAGTCCGCCGCACCACCGTGGTTGACCGAGCTGGCGCGGGCGGTCTGGCAGGACCGGATCGTCGCGCTGCGCTACCGGCGCGGCGACCGGGAGGTGCTCCGCAGCGTGCAGCCGTACGGCCTGGTGCTCAAGGGCGGGATCTGGTACCTCGTCGGGCGGGTCGGCACGGCGCTGCGGACGTACCGGGTGGACCGGGTGACCGACGTCGAGGTGGGTGCGGAGACGTTCGACCGGGACGAGGGGTTCGACCTGGGCGCGCACTGGCGGGAGCGAGCCGCCGGGTTCCTGCGGCAGATGCTGTCCGAACGGGTCACCCTACGGGTCAGCCCGACCGGCGTACGGATGCTGCACCACCTGGTGGACGCCCCGTTCGTCTTCGCCGAGGCGGTCGCCGCCGCCGACGGGCCCGACGGGCAGGGCTGGGCGGTGCTGCGGCTGCCCGTCGAGTCCGTGGAGGTGGCGTACCACCAGTTGTTGGGCCTGGGCCCGGAGGTGGAGGTGCTGGACCCGCCCGAGTTGCGCGACCTGTTCGCCGACGCGGCCCACCGGTCAGCACGACTGTACGGAGTTTGA
- a CDS encoding 3-keto-5-aminohexanoate cleavage protein, whose product MTTGTLITVAPTGAESAKAEVPALPVTLDELLLTARECEALGAAVIHVHVRDDDARPTLDPGRLRETVTALRESTDLIVQLSTGGAVTDPEAARLAVLDAAPDMASCTMGTVNFGDGVFLNRWEFVVDLHTRMQERGIVPEYEIFDLGHLSTLRRLLDRYGLPAGGHVHVDFVMGVPGGMPGTTEALVACRQALRDLPEGTTFSATGIGRSTIAVLLASLSAGGHLRVGMEDTVTYAKGRPVESNMQLVARAVGFAQLAQRPPLDTTGARALLGL is encoded by the coding sequence ATGACGACAGGGACGTTGATCACGGTTGCCCCGACCGGTGCGGAGTCGGCGAAGGCGGAGGTCCCGGCGTTGCCGGTGACCCTCGACGAGCTACTGCTGACCGCCCGGGAGTGCGAGGCGCTCGGCGCCGCCGTGATCCACGTCCACGTCCGTGACGACGACGCGAGGCCGACGCTCGACCCGGGCCGGCTGCGGGAGACGGTCACCGCGCTGCGCGAGAGCACGGACCTGATCGTGCAGCTCTCCACCGGGGGCGCGGTCACCGACCCGGAGGCCGCCCGGCTCGCCGTCCTGGACGCCGCGCCGGATATGGCCTCCTGCACGATGGGAACGGTCAACTTCGGCGACGGCGTCTTCCTCAACCGGTGGGAGTTCGTCGTGGACCTGCACACCCGGATGCAGGAGCGCGGCATCGTGCCGGAGTACGAGATCTTCGATCTCGGTCACCTGAGCACGTTGCGGCGGCTGCTCGACCGGTACGGTCTGCCCGCCGGTGGGCACGTGCACGTCGACTTCGTGATGGGCGTGCCGGGCGGCATGCCGGGCACCACCGAGGCGCTGGTGGCGTGCCGCCAGGCGCTGCGTGACCTGCCGGAGGGCACCACGTTCTCGGCCACCGGCATCGGTCGCAGCACCATCGCGGTGTTGCTGGCCTCCCTGTCGGCCGGCGGGCACCTGCGGGTCGGCATGGAGGACACCGTGACGTACGCCAAGGGACGCCCGGTCGAGTCGAACATGCAGCTCGTCGCCCGCGCGGTCGGCTTCGCCCAACTGGCCCAGCGTCCCCCGCTGGATACCACCGGGGCACGCGCCCTGCTCGGCCTCTGA
- a CDS encoding DsrE family protein codes for MLGAMARTLVVKATAGADAPERCAQAFTVAATAAAAGVDVSLWLTGESTWFVLPGRAAQFELPHSAPLAELLHVVLTTGRVTACTQCAARRDIGPDDVLPGVRIAGAAVFVEEIMADDTRSLVY; via the coding sequence ATGCTGGGCGCCATGGCCCGCACTCTCGTCGTCAAGGCCACCGCCGGGGCGGACGCCCCGGAGCGGTGTGCCCAGGCTTTCACGGTCGCCGCCACCGCCGCCGCGGCCGGAGTGGACGTCTCGCTCTGGCTGACCGGCGAGTCCACCTGGTTCGTGCTGCCGGGGCGGGCCGCGCAGTTCGAGCTGCCGCACTCGGCGCCCCTGGCCGAACTGCTGCACGTCGTCCTCACCACCGGCCGGGTCACCGCGTGCACCCAGTGCGCCGCCCGCCGGGACATCGGCCCGGACGACGTGCTGCCGGGGGTACGCATCGCCGGTGCGGCGGTCTTCGTCGAGGAGATCATGGCCGACGACACCCGGTCGCTCGTCTACTGA
- a CDS encoding Fur family transcriptional regulator, with translation MSESSLADLLRARGLRLTPQRQLVLQAVLDLGHATPEQVHTAVREVAAGVNITTIYRTLELLERLGLVTHTHLSHGSPTYHAAGEHQHVHLVCRECGAVDEVDPAHFGPLADQLLAERGFVVDIGHVSLFGVCVRCQNGVQK, from the coding sequence GTGTCCGAATCCTCCCTGGCCGACCTGCTGCGGGCCCGCGGGCTGCGGCTGACCCCGCAGCGCCAACTGGTCCTCCAGGCGGTGCTGGACCTGGGGCACGCCACCCCGGAGCAGGTGCACACGGCGGTCCGTGAGGTGGCCGCCGGAGTGAACATCACCACCATCTACCGGACGTTGGAGCTGCTCGAACGGCTCGGCCTGGTCACCCACACCCACCTCTCGCACGGCTCGCCGACCTACCACGCGGCCGGTGAACATCAGCACGTGCACCTGGTCTGCCGGGAGTGCGGGGCGGTCGACGAGGTCGACCCGGCGCACTTCGGCCCGCTCGCCGACCAGCTGCTCGCCGAGCGCGGGTTCGTCGTCGACATCGGCCACGTGTCACTCTTCGGCGTCTGCGTACGCTGCCAGAACGGGGTCCAGAAATGA
- a CDS encoding SCP2 sterol-binding domain-containing protein — protein sequence MTEATERFFASLPERAPAVLRSPVHGTMQIDLDHGEQTEHWQVVLAPGKAEVRRGQTESDTTWFCSADLFERLVTGERQSIAAMLRSETTIVGNVVLFLAFRGFFPSPPGTRDPRDTARELRDREQRASSGGRDR from the coding sequence GTGACCGAGGCGACGGAGAGGTTCTTCGCATCGTTGCCGGAACGTGCTCCGGCGGTGCTGCGCAGCCCGGTCCACGGCACCATGCAGATCGACCTCGACCACGGCGAGCAGACCGAGCACTGGCAGGTCGTGCTGGCACCGGGCAAGGCCGAGGTACGCCGGGGGCAGACCGAGTCGGACACCACCTGGTTCTGCTCCGCCGACCTCTTCGAGCGGCTGGTCACCGGTGAGCGGCAGAGCATCGCCGCGATGTTGCGCAGCGAGACCACCATCGTCGGCAACGTCGTACTCTTCCTGGCCTTCCGGGGGTTCTTCCCGAGCCCGCCGGGTACCCGCGACCCGCGGGACACCGCCCGGGAACTCCGCGACCGCGAGCAGCGGGCCAGCTCGGGTGGGCGGGACCGGTGA
- a CDS encoding alpha/beta fold hydrolase — MPKIDVNGARLGYDDTGTGTPLVLLHAGIADRRMWREQLLALADRHRVIVPDLRGYGESELPQTEFAHHDDVAALLAALDIPRAVLVGCSFGGAVAIDTALAHPERVAGLALFGTAVSGHEWSEETNDLWEELVGEVDPADLAANAAAEVRFWVVGPGRRPEQVDPGLLALAEEMDRRALAAELALSAVDLAELDPPAIGRLADLRVPVLVTAGAADVPEISRLADRIAAEAPYALRHPDVPDAGHLLPLERPEAVNRILLDFLTGIDRA, encoded by the coding sequence GTGCCCAAGATCGACGTCAACGGTGCCCGGCTCGGATACGACGACACCGGTACCGGAACACCCCTGGTGCTGCTGCACGCCGGCATCGCCGACCGGCGGATGTGGCGGGAGCAGCTTCTCGCCCTGGCCGACCGGCACCGGGTGATCGTGCCCGACCTGCGCGGGTACGGGGAATCCGAGCTGCCGCAGACGGAGTTCGCCCACCACGACGACGTGGCGGCGCTGCTGGCCGCGCTCGACATCCCACGGGCGGTCCTGGTGGGCTGCTCGTTCGGCGGGGCAGTGGCGATCGACACCGCGCTGGCCCACCCGGAGCGGGTCGCCGGCCTCGCCCTGTTCGGTACCGCCGTCTCCGGGCACGAGTGGTCCGAGGAGACCAACGACCTCTGGGAGGAACTGGTAGGCGAGGTCGACCCGGCGGACCTCGCGGCCAACGCCGCCGCGGAGGTGCGGTTCTGGGTGGTCGGCCCGGGCCGACGCCCCGAGCAGGTCGATCCGGGACTCCTCGCCCTCGCCGAGGAGATGGACCGGCGCGCCCTCGCCGCCGAGCTGGCGCTCAGCGCCGTCGACCTGGCCGAACTCGACCCACCGGCGATCGGGCGCCTCGCCGACCTGCGGGTACCGGTGCTGGTCACCGCCGGCGCGGCGGACGTACCGGAGATCAGCCGGCTCGCCGACCGGATCGCCGCCGAGGCCCCGTACGCGCTGCGCCACCCCGACGTCCCCGACGCCGGCCACCTGCTGCCCCTGGAACGCCCCGAGGCGGTCAACCGCATCCTGCTCGACTTCCTCACCGGCATCGACCGGGCCTGA
- a CDS encoding aminotransferase class IV: MTAARVAVLGRGLVPTGEPVLRGDDLGVLHGDGLFETIHLRAGRPWLLDEHLDRLGRAAVRMALPLPPREALVELLAAVAAGWPVEVEGALRLVCTRGPEGGGPPSVFATLAEVPPAALRARRTGIDVVTLALGVPSTVRPDLAWLPSGVKSTSYAVNSAARRWAAGHGAEDVLWVSTDGYALEGPSANVVWLVGDTLCTVPADRTGILPGVTARWLLDQAPTIGLSPAERLVTPAELRAADAVWLTSSVRGLAEVRTLDGRRLPRAPQAVADLVHPPT, translated from the coding sequence GTGACGGCGGCGCGGGTGGCGGTGCTCGGTCGGGGGCTGGTACCGACCGGTGAGCCGGTGCTGCGCGGCGACGACCTGGGCGTACTGCACGGTGACGGCCTCTTCGAGACGATCCACCTGCGCGCCGGTCGGCCGTGGCTGCTCGACGAGCACCTGGACCGGTTGGGCCGGGCCGCCGTCCGGATGGCCCTGCCACTGCCGCCCCGAGAGGCTCTGGTCGAGCTGCTCGCGGCGGTCGCCGCCGGCTGGCCGGTCGAGGTCGAGGGGGCGTTGCGCCTGGTCTGCACCCGGGGCCCGGAGGGCGGCGGCCCACCGTCGGTGTTCGCCACCCTGGCCGAGGTCCCACCGGCGGCGCTGCGGGCCCGCCGCACCGGCATCGACGTGGTCACCCTCGCCCTGGGGGTACCGTCCACCGTCCGCCCCGACCTGGCCTGGCTACCGTCCGGCGTCAAGTCCACCTCGTACGCGGTCAACAGCGCCGCCCGCCGCTGGGCCGCCGGGCACGGCGCCGAGGACGTGCTCTGGGTCTCTACCGACGGGTACGCCCTGGAGGGGCCGAGCGCGAACGTGGTCTGGCTGGTCGGCGACACGCTGTGCACGGTGCCGGCAGACCGGACCGGGATCCTGCCCGGGGTGACCGCCCGTTGGCTGCTCGACCAGGCGCCGACGATCGGGCTCAGCCCCGCCGAACGCCTGGTCACCCCGGCGGAGCTGCGGGCCGCCGACGCCGTCTGGTTGACCTCGTCGGTGCGGGGCCTGGCCGAGGTCCGTACCCTCGACGGCCGGCGTCTCCCCCGCGCCCCGCAGGCCGTCGCCGACCTGGTCCACCCACCCACCTGA
- a CDS encoding YgfZ/GcvT domain-containing protein, with protein sequence MIDIAGAVSTEAIDEQTRDQPDPAHAAAGVQPVAAHYGDPMREQRTLSTGVGLVDRSHRGVIAVPGEERASWLHTLTSQHLADLTAGEGTELLVLSPHGHVEQHAMVAEDGETTWLDTEPGMTAGLLAYLERMRFFSKVEPRDATAEWALLSLVGPQATGALTTLGVSGLAEPDAVAVPGPKFRTGELPARPTVRYAVAPLPAGGWARRVPLGVDLLVPRATMAQVAADLRDAGVPVAGLWAYEAVRVAARRARIGVDTDHRTIPAEVDLIARAVHLEKGCYRGQETVARVHNLGRPPRRLVLLHLDGVTTDQPPAAGTPVTLDGRPVGFVGTAVHHYELGQVALAVLKRNVPDDAHLLVAQTAAAIDPV encoded by the coding sequence ATGATCGACATCGCCGGAGCGGTGAGCACCGAGGCCATCGACGAACAGACCCGGGACCAGCCCGACCCGGCGCACGCCGCCGCCGGCGTGCAGCCGGTGGCCGCCCACTACGGCGACCCGATGCGCGAGCAGCGGACCCTCTCCACCGGGGTGGGACTTGTCGACCGGTCCCACCGGGGAGTGATCGCGGTGCCCGGCGAGGAACGCGCCAGCTGGCTGCACACCCTCACCTCGCAGCACCTGGCCGACCTGACCGCCGGTGAGGGCACCGAGCTGCTGGTGCTCTCCCCGCACGGGCACGTCGAGCAGCACGCCATGGTCGCCGAGGACGGCGAGACCACCTGGCTGGACACCGAGCCCGGGATGACCGCCGGCCTGCTGGCGTACCTGGAGCGGATGCGGTTCTTCAGCAAGGTCGAGCCGCGGGACGCCACCGCCGAGTGGGCACTGCTGAGCCTGGTCGGGCCGCAGGCCACCGGTGCGCTCACCACGCTGGGCGTGAGCGGGCTGGCCGAGCCCGACGCCGTCGCGGTGCCCGGTCCGAAGTTCCGCACCGGTGAGCTGCCGGCCCGACCGACCGTCCGGTACGCCGTCGCGCCGCTGCCCGCCGGCGGGTGGGCCCGACGGGTGCCGCTCGGCGTGGACCTGCTGGTGCCCCGGGCCACCATGGCACAGGTGGCCGCCGACCTGCGGGACGCGGGAGTGCCGGTGGCCGGGCTGTGGGCGTACGAGGCGGTCCGGGTGGCCGCCCGTCGGGCCCGGATCGGGGTGGACACCGACCACCGGACCATCCCGGCCGAGGTGGACCTGATCGCCCGCGCCGTACACCTGGAGAAGGGGTGCTACCGGGGGCAGGAGACGGTGGCCCGGGTGCACAACCTCGGCCGGCCGCCCCGTCGACTCGTACTGCTGCACCTGGACGGAGTGACCACCGACCAGCCGCCGGCCGCCGGCACCCCGGTGACCCTCGACGGCCGCCCGGTCGGTTTCGTCGGCACCGCCGTGCACCACTACGAGCTGGGCCAGGTCGCCCTGGCGGTGCTCAAGCGCAACGTCCCCGACGACGCCCACCTCCTGGTCGCCCAAACCGCCGCCGCCATCGACCCTGTGTAA
- the mtfM gene encoding small membrane protein MtfM, with amino-acid sequence MVTEIGFVSLLVAGLGALAGGLVYLAVRISRGNL; translated from the coding sequence ATGGTCACCGAGATCGGGTTCGTCAGCCTGCTGGTCGCGGGTCTCGGCGCGCTCGCCGGCGGCCTGGTCTACCTGGCGGTCCGCATTTCGAGAGGCAACCTGTGA
- a CDS encoding FABP family protein, whose translation MSDANPLQPPWLNAPPVDPYPYEESHDLRVGPKLHPSLDALLPYVGVWRGRGRGGFPTIEDFDFAQEIRISHDGRPFLFYESRAWLLDEQSQPVRPAGREVGWWRPVLDGDRVTDELEALMSVPTGVMELHVGKRKGTQIEFVTDAVVRTATAKEVTAGQRLFGIVDGALLYAQEMAGVGHPLSPHLSARLVRVAG comes from the coding sequence GTGAGTGACGCGAATCCGTTGCAGCCGCCGTGGTTGAACGCGCCACCGGTCGACCCGTACCCGTACGAGGAGAGCCACGACCTGCGGGTCGGTCCCAAGCTGCACCCCTCGTTGGACGCTCTGCTGCCGTACGTCGGTGTCTGGCGGGGCCGGGGCCGGGGCGGCTTCCCCACCATCGAGGACTTCGACTTCGCGCAGGAGATCCGGATCAGCCACGACGGCCGGCCGTTCCTGTTCTACGAGTCCCGGGCCTGGCTGCTGGACGAGCAGAGCCAGCCGGTACGCCCGGCCGGGCGGGAGGTCGGCTGGTGGCGACCGGTGCTGGACGGCGACCGGGTCACCGACGAGCTGGAGGCGCTGATGTCGGTGCCGACCGGCGTGATGGAGCTGCACGTCGGCAAGCGCAAGGGCACCCAGATCGAGTTCGTCACCGACGCGGTGGTCCGGACCGCGACCGCCAAGGAGGTCACCGCCGGGCAGCGCCTCTTCGGCATCGTCGACGGTGCCCTGCTCTACGCCCAGGAGATGGCCGGGGTGGGCCATCCGCTCTCCCCGCACCTCTCCGCCCGACTGGTCCGCGTCGCGGGCTGA
- a CDS encoding DUF2516 family protein translates to MAYAAPIFFLHVRDVIELILLVFALIVQGVALVHAITQRSDAFPAIGTLPKGGWIAILAVCLVLTLLGFGPISLFGLVGIAAGLIYLLDVRVGLRDLSDGGRGSW, encoded by the coding sequence ATGGCCTACGCCGCGCCGATTTTCTTTCTCCACGTCCGCGACGTGATCGAGCTGATCCTGCTCGTCTTCGCGTTGATCGTCCAGGGTGTCGCGTTGGTGCACGCCATCACCCAGCGGTCCGACGCGTTCCCCGCCATCGGCACGCTGCCCAAGGGGGGCTGGATCGCCATCCTGGCGGTCTGCCTGGTGCTGACCCTGCTCGGCTTCGGCCCGATCAGCCTCTTCGGCCTGGTCGGCATCGCGGCGGGCCTCATCTACCTGCTGGACGTCCGGGTCGGGTTGCGCGACCTGAGCGACGGCGGTCGAGGGTCCTGGTGA
- a CDS encoding alpha/beta fold hydrolase, with translation MRGFRWPPPPDGGPRLAGPGPGGPRTGRPALPDPDTDLVTTPHGVRLEQLTTGTGTPVTVFAHGLGNGIATTRPFGSGVTGRRIFFQFRGHGRSDAPPGTWTYHDLARDLRAIADLGGATRAFGASLGAGALCRLLAESPQRFDRLVLFLPAALDQPRGAVARERITDLLDAVASGDASVVAEVVSVELPPAVRNTPAGWSYLRQRLDHLLRDGLAPGLATLADQVPLPDRAALSAVTAPALVIGCAGDDLHPVPVAEELAAALPGAELHVYDRPGVLWSERADLRARISEFLNEAAHKD, from the coding sequence GTGAGAGGTTTCCGCTGGCCGCCTCCGCCCGACGGCGGCCCGCGCCTCGCCGGCCCCGGCCCCGGTGGCCCGCGTACCGGTCGACCCGCCCTGCCCGATCCGGACACCGACCTGGTCACCACGCCACACGGCGTACGCCTGGAGCAGTTGACCACCGGCACCGGCACGCCGGTCACCGTCTTCGCGCACGGGTTGGGCAACGGCATCGCCACCACCCGGCCGTTCGGCAGCGGGGTGACCGGTCGCCGGATCTTCTTCCAGTTCCGGGGACACGGCCGTTCCGACGCGCCGCCGGGCACCTGGACGTACCACGATCTGGCCCGGGACCTGCGCGCGATCGCCGACCTGGGCGGCGCGACGCGGGCGTTCGGGGCGAGCCTGGGCGCGGGAGCGCTCTGCCGGCTGCTGGCCGAGAGCCCGCAGCGCTTCGACCGGCTGGTCCTCTTCCTGCCCGCGGCCCTCGACCAGCCGCGCGGCGCGGTGGCCCGGGAACGGATCACCGACCTGCTCGACGCGGTCGCCAGCGGGGACGCCTCGGTGGTCGCCGAGGTGGTCTCGGTCGAGCTGCCGCCGGCGGTGCGTAACACCCCGGCCGGCTGGTCGTACCTGCGTCAACGCCTCGACCACCTGCTGCGCGACGGTCTCGCGCCGGGCCTGGCCACCCTCGCCGACCAGGTGCCCCTGCCCGACCGGGCGGCGCTGTCGGCGGTCACCGCGCCGGCGCTGGTGATCGGCTGCGCCGGTGACGACCTGCACCCGGTGCCGGTCGCCGAGGAGCTGGCCGCCGCCCTGCCCGGCGCCGAGCTGCACGTGTACGACCGACCGGGGGTGCTCTGGTCCGAACGTGCCGACCTGCGCGCCAGGATCTCCGAATTTCTCAACGAGGCCGCGCACAAAGACTGA
- a CDS encoding asparaginase, producing MAKTYEGGVPLAEVVRSGFVEGSHRGSVVVLDASGAVLAGAGDVTSPVFPRSASKPMQAVGMLRAGLRLTDPADLALVAASHAGEEFHLARVGGLLRGGGLEPSALHCPPELPVGEAARQAVLRAGGGPTRVQMNCSGKHAGMLLTCLAAGWPLDGYWREGHPLQQRLRATVEELTGEQVAAVGVDGCGAPVHAFSLTGLAGAYLRLVHAEPGSAERAVADAMRAHPELVGGTEAEDTRLMRGVPGALAKVGAEGVIAVALPDVGAVALKIDDGAGRPRMPVLVSALHRLGVAAPILQEYAELPLFGGGVPVGAVRPLW from the coding sequence GTGGCGAAGACGTATGAGGGTGGCGTGCCGCTGGCCGAGGTGGTCCGCTCCGGTTTCGTGGAGGGGTCGCACCGCGGCTCGGTGGTGGTGCTCGACGCCTCGGGTGCGGTGCTGGCCGGTGCGGGGGACGTGACCTCGCCGGTCTTTCCGCGGTCGGCGAGCAAGCCGATGCAGGCGGTCGGGATGCTCCGGGCCGGCCTGCGGTTGACCGACCCGGCCGATCTGGCGCTGGTGGCGGCCAGTCACGCCGGGGAGGAGTTCCACCTGGCCCGGGTCGGCGGGCTGCTGCGCGGGGGCGGGCTGGAGCCGTCGGCGCTGCACTGCCCACCGGAGTTGCCGGTCGGTGAGGCCGCCCGGCAGGCTGTGCTGCGGGCCGGCGGTGGGCCGACCCGGGTGCAGATGAACTGCTCGGGCAAGCACGCCGGGATGCTGCTCACCTGCCTCGCCGCCGGGTGGCCGCTGGACGGGTACTGGCGGGAGGGGCATCCGCTGCAGCAACGGCTGCGCGCCACCGTCGAGGAGCTCACCGGTGAGCAGGTCGCCGCGGTCGGGGTCGACGGCTGCGGTGCGCCGGTGCACGCGTTCTCGCTGACCGGGCTGGCCGGCGCGTACCTGCGGTTGGTCCACGCCGAGCCGGGTTCGGCCGAACGGGCCGTCGCCGACGCGATGCGGGCCCACCCCGAGCTGGTCGGCGGTACCGAGGCCGAGGACACCCGGCTGATGCGGGGCGTGCCCGGTGCGCTGGCGAAGGTGGGCGCGGAAGGCGTGATCGCCGTGGCACTGCCGGACGTCGGAGCGGTCGCCCTCAAGATCGACGATGGGGCGGGGCGGCCCCGGATGCCGGTGCTGGTCTCGGCGTTGCACCGGCTCGGGGTGGCTGCTCCGATCCTGCAGGAGTACGCCGAACTGCCCCTCTTCGGCGGCGGCGTGCCGGTGGGGGCGGTCCGGCCCCTCTGGTGA